One Serpentinicella alkaliphila DNA segment encodes these proteins:
- the atpA gene encoding F0F1 ATP synthase subunit alpha yields the protein MNLRPEEISSIIKEQIKRYENKLETKDVGTVIQVGDGIARIHGLEKCMAGELLEFAGGVYGMTLNLEEDNVGCVLLGSDDNIKEGDIVKRTERIVEVPVGEALLGRVVNALGQPIDGKGPINATKYREIERVAPGIITRKSVHEPLQTGLKSIDSMIPIGRGQRELIIGDRQTGKTAIAIDTIINQKQTGVICIYVAIGQKKSTVAGIKETLEKNGAMDYTIIVSATASELAPLQYIAPYAGCSMGEEFMDNGKHVLIIYDDLSKHAVAYRAMSLLLRRPPGREAYPGDVFYLHSRLLERAAKLNDSLGGGSLTALPIIETQAGDVSAYIPTNVISITDGQIFLESELFHSGVRPAVNAGISVSRVGGSAQIKAMRKVSGKLRLELAQYRELAAFAQFGSELDRETQERLAQGERLVEILKQPQYSPMPVENQVIVIYAVTNKYMSDVKVSDIREFERGLLEYVSTYYSEVGKAIATTGNLDEDIEEKLKTAIGEFRKQFNEQQ from the coding sequence ATGAATCTTAGACCTGAAGAAATAAGCTCCATAATAAAGGAGCAAATAAAAAGGTATGAAAATAAATTAGAAACAAAGGATGTAGGTACTGTAATTCAGGTTGGTGACGGGATTGCCAGAATTCACGGCTTAGAAAAGTGTATGGCCGGTGAGCTTCTTGAATTTGCTGGTGGAGTTTACGGTATGACATTAAATCTAGAGGAAGACAATGTAGGTTGCGTTCTTTTAGGGTCAGATGACAATATTAAGGAAGGTGATATTGTTAAAAGAACTGAAAGAATAGTTGAGGTCCCTGTTGGTGAAGCTCTACTTGGTAGAGTTGTTAATGCCCTAGGTCAACCTATTGATGGAAAAGGTCCAATCAATGCAACAAAATACCGTGAAATAGAAAGAGTAGCACCGGGTATTATTACAAGAAAATCTGTTCACGAGCCATTACAAACAGGCTTAAAGTCAATTGACTCTATGATTCCTATTGGAAGAGGACAAAGGGAGTTAATAATCGGGGACAGACAAACTGGGAAAACTGCCATTGCAATAGACACTATTATTAATCAAAAACAGACTGGTGTTATTTGTATATATGTAGCTATAGGACAAAAGAAGTCAACAGTTGCGGGTATAAAGGAAACCTTAGAGAAAAACGGTGCAATGGATTATACAATCATTGTATCTGCAACCGCAAGTGAGCTTGCTCCATTACAATATATAGCGCCTTATGCAGGCTGTTCTATGGGTGAAGAGTTTATGGATAATGGTAAACATGTATTAATCATTTACGATGACCTATCTAAACATGCGGTTGCATATAGAGCAATGTCTCTGCTATTAAGACGTCCTCCAGGACGTGAGGCTTATCCAGGAGATGTATTCTACTTACATAGTAGACTGCTTGAAAGGGCAGCTAAACTAAATGATAGTCTAGGTGGAGGATCTTTAACAGCTTTACCAATAATTGAAACTCAGGCAGGAGACGTTTCTGCATATATTCCAACAAATGTTATATCCATTACTGACGGACAAATATTCCTAGAGTCAGAATTATTCCACTCCGGGGTTAGACCAGCAGTTAATGCAGGTATTTCCGTTTCTAGGGTTGGAGGATCTGCACAAATTAAGGCTATGAGAAAAGTATCTGGTAAGCTTAGACTGGAGCTTGCTCAATATAGAGAGCTTGCTGCCTTTGCTCAATTCGGATCTGAGCTTGATAGAGAGACTCAGGAACGATTGGCTCAAGGTGAAAGACTAGTTGAAATATTGAAACAGCCACAGTATTCTCCTATGCCTGTAGAAAATCAGGTTATAGTCATATATGCTGTAACTAATAAATATATGTCTGATGTTAAGGTGTCAGATATTAGAGAGTTTGAAAGAGGATTACTTGAGTATGTAAGTACTTACTATTCAGAAGTAGGTAAGGCTATTGCTACTACAGGTAATTTAGATGAGGATATAGAGGAAAAGCTTAAAACTGCCATCGGTGAGTTTAGAAAACAATTCAATGAACAACAATAG
- the atpG gene encoding ATP synthase F1 subunit gamma yields the protein MAGLGMRDIKRRIKSVNSTKQITKAMELVSSAKLRKARIRLEKSRPYFISIRKTVEELVSSAKGVNHVFLNSRDVEKSLYIVITGDRGLAGGYNTNAIKMALAQIENKSKATIIPIGLKSRDFFHKRNYHLSAEYTHISENPCSSDAKNIADLCIDLFNKGEVDEVILIYTEFVSTISHKPRAIKLLPLDIKSEENEKTAIGEDEFMEFRPSVEGFLNYLVPKFVQSVIYGALIESGTSEQGARRVAMESATDNALDMIDKLQLQYNRARQASITQEIAEIVGGAEALK from the coding sequence TTGGCTGGACTTGGTATGCGAGACATTAAAAGAAGAATTAAGAGTGTTAATAGTACTAAACAAATTACTAAGGCTATGGAATTGGTTTCTTCAGCAAAATTACGAAAAGCCCGTATAAGACTTGAAAAATCAAGACCATATTTTATATCCATTAGAAAAACTGTTGAGGAGTTAGTTTCTTCTGCCAAAGGAGTTAATCATGTTTTTCTAAATTCAAGAGACGTAGAAAAATCATTATATATTGTAATTACAGGTGACAGGGGCTTAGCAGGAGGTTATAACACCAATGCTATAAAGATGGCTTTAGCTCAAATTGAAAATAAGAGCAAGGCTACTATTATCCCTATAGGTCTAAAAAGCCGGGATTTCTTCCACAAAAGGAATTATCATTTATCAGCTGAATATACCCATATATCTGAAAATCCCTGTAGTTCAGATGCTAAAAACATTGCGGATTTATGTATAGACTTATTTAATAAGGGAGAAGTAGATGAGGTTATTTTGATTTATACAGAGTTCGTAAGTACTATAAGTCATAAACCTAGGGCTATTAAACTGTTACCACTAGATATAAAATCAGAGGAAAATGAAAAAACTGCAATTGGTGAAGACGAGTTTATGGAATTTCGTCCATCTGTTGAAGGCTTTTTAAATTACCTTGTACCAAAGTTTGTTCAGAGTGTAATTTATGGGGCATTAATAGAATCAGGGACTAGTGAACAAGGAGCTAGAAGGGTTGCTATGGAAAGTGCTACAGATAATGCATTAGATATGATTGACAAATTACAATTACAGTATAATAGAGCTAGACAGGCTTCTATAACGCAAGAAATTGCAGAAATTGTAGGAGGCGCTGAAGCCCTAAAATGA
- the atpB gene encoding F0F1 ATP synthase subunit A gives MEGFGPRIIFYIGNIPVTETVVNTWIIMIGLIIFSLVITRQFKKVPTGKQNVAEALVDVMNKLTAQTMGEDKKAFASYMGTLFLVLLIANLFGLLGLRPPTADINTTFAFAGITFVMIHFFGAKRKGIGRYLKGFLEPFPLLLPLNIMGELATPISLSFRLFGNIVGGIIVVSLLYGGLSSIGAFIGINNIPIFQAGIPVVFHLYFDLFSGVLQTFIFIMLSMVFISLAMD, from the coding sequence ATGGAAGGATTTGGACCTAGGATTATATTTTATATAGGGAACATTCCTGTGACAGAAACTGTAGTTAATACATGGATAATAATGATTGGACTTATCATTTTTTCCTTAGTCATCACTAGGCAGTTTAAGAAGGTCCCTACAGGAAAGCAAAACGTCGCTGAAGCCTTAGTTGATGTAATGAATAAACTAACGGCACAGACCATGGGTGAAGATAAAAAGGCATTTGCTAGCTATATGGGTACGCTGTTTTTAGTACTTCTAATAGCTAACCTATTTGGTTTGTTAGGTTTAAGACCACCAACGGCGGATATAAATACAACTTTTGCTTTTGCTGGAATTACTTTCGTTATGATTCATTTCTTTGGTGCAAAACGAAAAGGCATTGGAAGATATTTGAAAGGTTTTTTAGAGCCATTTCCATTATTATTACCTTTAAACATTATGGGGGAGCTGGCAACACCCATATCCCTGTCGTTCCGTTTATTCGGTAATATAGTTGGTGGAATTATAGTAGTTTCATTACTATATGGTGGGTTATCATCAATAGGAGCATTTATTGGAATAAATAATATTCCTATATTCCAAGCAGGTATACCTGTAGTCTTTCATTTATACTTTGATCTGTTTTCAGGTGTTCTGCAAACCTTCATTTTTATTATGTTATCAATGGTTTTCATATCTTTAGCAATGGATTAA
- the atpF gene encoding F0F1 ATP synthase subunit B has translation MQQGLVQFSWTFVFQIFNTIIIFLVLRRILFQPVTNFMDERTKSIENAINDAELKNQQADELKNDYESKLDNIKEERNQIIREATKRAEERSDEIIKAAQTEAKLIIERANLEIERERQKAINLLKDEISALSIMAATKVIEKELNEEAHQAMIKKFIEEVGDEQWLN, from the coding sequence ATGCAGCAAGGATTAGTTCAATTTAGTTGGACCTTTGTGTTTCAGATATTTAATACAATAATTATATTTTTAGTACTTCGTCGTATTTTATTTCAACCAGTAACAAACTTTATGGATGAAAGAACGAAGAGTATTGAAAATGCTATAAATGATGCGGAATTAAAAAACCAGCAGGCTGATGAATTAAAAAACGATTATGAAAGTAAGCTGGATAATATTAAAGAAGAAAGAAATCAGATTATTAGAGAGGCTACTAAGAGGGCTGAGGAAAGAAGCGATGAAATCATTAAGGCCGCGCAGACTGAGGCTAAACTTATCATTGAAAGGGCAAATCTTGAAATAGAGAGAGAGAGACAAAAAGCAATAAATCTCCTTAAGGATGAGATTTCAGCTCTATCTATTATGGCAGCTACTAAAGTAATAGAGAAGGAGTTAAATGAAGAAGCCCATCAAGCAATGATCAAAAAGTTCATTGAAGAGGTAGGGGATGAGCAATGGCTGAACTAG
- a CDS encoding AtpZ/AtpI family protein translates to MGRKGNALENLSLISYIGISMVVPILGGLYIGKWIDARFGTDPTFLLIFIVLGVIVAFMNLFKIGTKDVKNKTRK, encoded by the coding sequence TTGGGTAGGAAAGGAAATGCCTTGGAAAATCTCTCTTTAATTAGCTATATAGGTATATCTATGGTAGTTCCTATTCTCGGAGGATTATATATTGGGAAGTGGATAGATGCACGTTTTGGAACTGATCCAACATTTCTACTCATATTTATTGTTCTAGGTGTAATTGTCGCATTTATGAATTTATTTAAGATAGGAACAAAGGACGTAAAAAATAAGACGAGGAAGTGA
- the atpD gene encoding F0F1 ATP synthase subunit beta, with amino-acid sequence MPEQNVGKLVQIIGPVVDIRFKSDNLPALLNSIIIQGAGRTVTVEVAQHIGDDTVRCIAMSSTDGLVRGMDAIDTGAAITIPVGRETLGRIFNVLGEVVDEKGDVNAKNFSPIHREPPAFDEQEAATEIFETGIKVVDLIAPYSKGGKIGLFGGAGVGKTVIIMELINNIAKEHGGLSVFAGVGERTREGNDLYHEMIESGVIDKTTLVYGQMNEPPGARMRVGLTGLTMAEYFRDKEGQDVLLFVDNIFRFTQAGSEVSALLGRMPSAVGYQPTLATEMGVLQERITSTKKGSITSVQAVYVPADDLTDPAPATTFAHLDATTVLSRQIAELGIYPAVDPLDSTSRILDPAIVGAEHYKVARDVQQVLQRYKELQDIIAILGMDELSDEDKLVVSRARKVQRFLSQPFHVAEQFTGMEGKYVPIKETIRGFSEILEGKHDDIPESAFLFVGTIDEAVEKAKRG; translated from the coding sequence ATGCCTGAGCAGAATGTAGGTAAGCTGGTTCAAATAATTGGACCGGTTGTAGATATAAGATTTAAAAGTGACAACCTACCGGCCTTATTAAATTCCATTATAATACAAGGAGCAGGGCGTACAGTTACAGTTGAGGTGGCTCAACATATTGGGGATGATACTGTAAGATGTATAGCTATGAGTTCTACGGATGGATTAGTGAGAGGTATGGATGCAATAGATACAGGAGCTGCAATTACTATTCCTGTAGGAAGAGAGACCTTGGGTAGAATATTTAATGTACTTGGTGAGGTAGTTGATGAAAAAGGAGATGTAAATGCTAAAAATTTCTCTCCAATTCATAGGGAGCCACCGGCATTCGATGAGCAGGAAGCTGCTACGGAAATATTTGAAACTGGAATTAAAGTAGTTGATTTAATAGCACCATATTCAAAAGGTGGTAAAATTGGACTTTTCGGCGGTGCCGGAGTAGGAAAAACAGTAATTATAATGGAGCTAATTAATAATATAGCTAAGGAACATGGTGGACTTTCAGTATTTGCTGGGGTAGGGGAGAGAACTAGAGAAGGAAATGACCTTTACCATGAGATGATTGAGTCTGGGGTTATAGATAAGACAACTTTAGTTTATGGACAAATGAATGAGCCCCCTGGAGCTAGAATGCGTGTAGGTTTAACAGGACTTACAATGGCAGAGTACTTCAGGGATAAAGAAGGACAGGACGTTCTACTATTTGTTGACAACATATTTAGATTTACACAGGCAGGTAGTGAGGTTTCTGCCTTGCTAGGACGTATGCCTAGTGCCGTTGGTTACCAACCAACACTTGCAACGGAGATGGGAGTTCTTCAAGAAAGAATTACATCTACTAAAAAGGGTTCAATCACTTCAGTTCAAGCGGTATACGTGCCTGCAGACGACTTAACAGACCCTGCACCTGCAACTACCTTTGCCCATCTAGATGCGACAACAGTTCTTTCTAGACAAATCGCTGAGCTAGGAATCTACCCTGCGGTGGATCCACTGGACTCTACTTCTAGAATACTGGACCCTGCTATTGTTGGAGCAGAGCATTACAAGGTTGCCCGGGATGTTCAACAGGTTCTTCAAAGATATAAGGAGCTTCAGGATATTATTGCAATCCTAGGTATGGATGAGTTATCTGATGAGGATAAATTAGTTGTATCTAGAGCTAGAAAGGTTCAAAGATTCCTATCACAACCATTCCATGTTGCTGAGCAATTTACTGGTATGGAAGGAAAATATGTTCCTATTAAAGAAACTATAAGAGGTTTTAGCGAAATATTAGAAGGAAAGCATGATGATATTCCAGAATCAGCATTCCTGTTTGTAGGAACTATTGATGAAGCCGTAGAAAAAGCAAAAAGAGGGTAG
- a CDS encoding ATP synthase subunit I: protein MVGDTKAINVQVQLLKGVIIFNGIVALFAVLLFKLGAPFLIGLTFGTLIALLNFRLLHITLNKAVQMPPGKAQVYASSQYFIRYLLTGVVVFVAIRNPNLNVIGTIIGLISIKLVIIKQNLLNSREFFKNIFRRREEE, encoded by the coding sequence ATGGTAGGAGACACAAAAGCTATTAACGTTCAAGTACAACTTCTAAAAGGTGTGATTATATTTAATGGTATAGTTGCATTATTTGCAGTACTTTTGTTTAAGTTAGGTGCTCCATTCTTAATAGGACTTACCTTTGGCACGCTAATTGCATTGTTAAACTTCAGATTATTACATATTACTTTAAATAAAGCAGTACAAATGCCACCAGGAAAAGCACAGGTTTATGCATCCTCTCAATATTTTATAAGGTACCTATTAACTGGTGTAGTAGTATTTGTTGCTATTAGAAATCCAAACTTGAATGTTATTGGAACGATTATAGGGCTTATATCCATTAAGCTTGTAATAATAAAGCAAAATCTATTAAACAGCAGAGAATTTTTCAAAAACATTTTTAGAAGGAGGGAGGAAGAATAA
- the atpE gene encoding ATP synthase F0 subunit C has product MQNTNFIMQFLEWLMSFDRRALILSASAIGAGFAMIAGIGPGIGQGYAAGKGAEAVSYNPKSGKQATMVMLLGAAVAETSGILALVVALIMLFANPLVNLTGSAIVVAASAIGAGLSMIAGIGPGVGQGYAAGKGTEMVGKRPKHQSAIVRTMFLGQAVAQTTGIYALIISLVLLFANPLIRLL; this is encoded by the coding sequence TTGCAAAACACAAACTTTATTATGCAGTTTTTAGAATGGTTAATGTCCTTTGATAGAAGAGCTTTAATTCTATCTGCATCAGCAATTGGAGCAGGATTTGCTATGATAGCTGGAATAGGCCCTGGAATAGGTCAAGGCTATGCTGCTGGAAAGGGAGCAGAGGCTGTGAGCTATAATCCTAAAAGCGGTAAGCAAGCAACAATGGTTATGCTTTTGGGAGCTGCAGTTGCTGAAACCTCAGGTATTTTGGCTTTAGTAGTAGCATTAATTATGCTTTTTGCTAATCCGCTGGTGAACTTAACAGGTAGTGCAATTGTTGTTGCTGCATCAGCAATCGGTGCAGGCCTTTCGATGATAGCTGGTATTGGGCCTGGGGTCGGACAGGGCTATGCTGCTGGAAAAGGTACAGAGATGGTAGGTAAAAGACCTAAACATCAATCTGCTATTGTTAGAACTATGTTTTTAGGTCAAGCAGTAGCACAAACAACAGGGATTTACGCATTAATTATTTCTTTAGTTTTATTGTTCGCAAATCCACTGATTAGACTATTGTAA
- the atpE gene encoding ATP synthase F0 subunit C, whose amino-acid sequence MEPITGRALVLAASAIGAGLAMIAGIGPGIGQGYAAGKGAEGVGRQPEAQGDIVRTMLLGAAVAETTGIYGLIIALILLFANPLIGLL is encoded by the coding sequence ATGGAACCAATTACAGGTAGAGCGTTAGTATTAGCTGCTTCAGCTATAGGTGCAGGTTTAGCTATGATCGCAGGTATCGGACCTGGTATCGGACAGGGATATGCTGCGGGTAAAGGGGCAGAGGGAGTAGGAAGACAGCCAGAGGCTCAAGGGGATATCGTAAGAACTATGTTACTTGGTGCAGCGGTTGCGGAGACAACAGGTATTTATGGGCTTATTATTGCCTTAATCTTATTATTTGCTAATCCTCTAATAGGATTATTATAG
- a CDS encoding F0F1 ATP synthase subunit delta, translating into MAELVAKRYAQALFEVAYEENKHKEIEEELLALINIFETNPSFFELLKTPLITVEEKKQVLTEVIGGRVSTELFNFLNILLDKGREGFIFHISRHFKLLSDKVENITEAIAITAIPMNQDDLTRLEQKLSVVSKKKVKLVNEVDSSVIGGILIKIGDKVIDGSIRNRLWNIKQQLTEMII; encoded by the coding sequence ATGGCTGAACTAGTTGCAAAAAGGTACGCTCAAGCTCTATTCGAGGTTGCCTATGAGGAAAATAAGCATAAGGAAATTGAAGAGGAGCTATTGGCTCTAATAAATATTTTTGAAACGAATCCGTCTTTTTTTGAGCTACTAAAAACTCCACTTATTACAGTTGAGGAAAAAAAGCAGGTTTTAACAGAGGTAATTGGCGGAAGAGTTTCAACGGAGTTATTTAATTTCTTAAATATTCTCTTAGATAAAGGTAGGGAAGGCTTTATATTTCACATTAGTAGGCACTTTAAACTGTTAAGTGATAAGGTTGAAAACATTACTGAGGCTATAGCTATTACTGCTATCCCTATGAATCAAGATGACTTAACTAGACTTGAGCAAAAATTATCTGTTGTTTCCAAGAAGAAAGTGAAGCTTGTTAATGAGGTGGACTCTTCGGTAATTGGAGGTATTCTAATTAAAATTGGAGATAAGGTAATAGATGGATCAATTCGTAATCGATTATGGAATATTAAACAGCAGTTAACAGAAATGATAATTTAG